From a region of the Burkholderiaceae bacterium DAT-1 genome:
- a CDS encoding response regulator: MKRILIVDDAATVRMFHRAILEQAGYEVDEAVNGIEALEKALLDPFDLYLVDVNMPKQDGFGFLRALREQDLQQAPAIMISTEAESADQMQAFEAGANAYMIKPCKPEVLLMNVRLLIGEINA; encoded by the coding sequence ATGAAACGCATATTGATCGTTGACGACGCCGCTACGGTACGCATGTTTCACCGGGCCATTCTGGAACAGGCCGGATACGAGGTAGACGAGGCGGTGAACGGCATAGAGGCGCTCGAGAAGGCGCTGCTTGATCCATTCGACCTGTATCTTGTGGATGTAAATATGCCCAAGCAGGATGGATTTGGTTTCCTGCGTGCGCTCAGGGAGCAGGATTTACAGCAGGCACCCGCCATCATGATATCGACGGAAGCAGAATCGGCAGACCAGATGCAGGCCTTCGAGGCCGGAGCCAATGCCTACATGATTAAACCGTGCAAGCCGGAAGTGCTCTTGATGAATGTGCGCTTGTTGATTGGCGAGATAAACGCATGA
- a CDS encoding chemotaxis protein CheA codes for MNPLLEQFLSEGRDFLQGIGEKLMALEKAPDDASLMTELFRLVHTLKGNSGLFDFPAMTLVLHAAEDLMDDVRSSKVSYSQTLADRLLDAMDFVSMQCDEIEASEGIASPHSDHARQLAESLRALRGQGTATVQAPESAVSVSAGADMSAWDRIPTDQHALLEDALRSGMSVYLIEYLPDDNCFFSGEDPLFQAIQTPGVIWRTAFARHPWPELAKMDAYACNLGFLMASTAARADLDEHYRYMPDTVKMIALQARASVSQATAVVTLDAVREQALRQILDVQARILALPVLNESHLGRLRAVSNTLAGCLRASGREGELGALMAATQRAIDETSGDVLLTGMHRLFADLLPDIVPIAQSTLDAAPDADQEVRFGRRAEDSSGASRSLKVDQVKVDRLMNLIGEIVVAKNALPYLAARAENQFGVRELAREIKSQYQVINRIAEEMQDAIMQVRMMPVSFIFQRFPRLVRDISRKLGKDVHLVLEGEETEADKNIIESLGDPLVHIVRNSLDHGFELPDVRKAAGKPAAGTLTIRARQESDRAVIEIIDDGKGIDPEVVKRKALEKGLIDEAALTRLSDQEAVNLVFAPGFSTAEAISDLSGRGVGMDVVRAAIERVNGAVALESVKGQGTRIRLSLPLSMAVTTVMIVESDNQLFGVPMECVVETVRVPSADIRTIKKSMTTVLRGRIVPLRSINRLLGLDAPPLTNEQDEYAVLIVRLGDEILGLLVDDFRETMGIILKPLSGVLAGLAGYSGSALMGDGTVLMVLNAKELI; via the coding sequence ATGAATCCATTACTGGAACAATTTCTGTCCGAGGGACGGGATTTTCTGCAGGGTATCGGCGAAAAGCTGATGGCGCTGGAAAAGGCGCCCGATGATGCCAGTCTGATGACCGAGCTGTTCAGGTTGGTTCATACCTTGAAGGGGAATAGCGGACTCTTTGATTTTCCTGCGATGACGCTGGTTCTGCATGCTGCAGAAGACCTGATGGATGATGTGCGCAGCAGTAAAGTGTCTTATTCGCAGACACTGGCTGACCGTCTGCTGGATGCAATGGATTTTGTATCCATGCAGTGCGATGAAATCGAGGCATCAGAGGGAATCGCCAGTCCGCACAGCGATCACGCACGGCAACTAGCCGAATCGCTTCGGGCATTGCGGGGGCAAGGAACCGCAACCGTACAGGCACCAGAGTCCGCAGTCAGTGTATCGGCTGGTGCGGATATGTCTGCTTGGGATCGAATCCCGACGGATCAGCATGCCTTGCTGGAAGATGCACTCCGGTCAGGCATGTCGGTTTACCTGATTGAGTACCTGCCTGACGATAACTGCTTCTTTAGTGGTGAAGATCCACTGTTTCAAGCCATCCAAACCCCTGGTGTCATCTGGCGCACTGCGTTCGCACGGCACCCGTGGCCTGAATTGGCGAAGATGGATGCGTATGCCTGCAACCTTGGCTTTTTGATGGCGAGTACCGCAGCACGCGCGGATCTGGACGAGCATTACCGATACATGCCTGACACGGTCAAGATGATTGCGCTGCAGGCTCGCGCATCAGTTAGCCAAGCGACTGCTGTTGTGACACTGGACGCCGTCCGCGAGCAGGCGCTTCGTCAGATTCTGGACGTGCAGGCGCGTATTCTGGCTTTGCCCGTTTTAAACGAATCCCATCTGGGACGATTGCGTGCGGTCAGCAATACCCTGGCGGGGTGTCTTCGTGCATCCGGCCGTGAGGGTGAGCTGGGCGCACTGATGGCCGCCACCCAGCGGGCGATCGATGAAACGTCCGGAGACGTCCTGCTTACAGGCATGCACCGGCTGTTTGCCGACCTGCTTCCCGACATTGTCCCGATTGCGCAAAGCACATTGGATGCAGCACCTGATGCCGATCAGGAAGTCAGATTCGGGCGACGAGCCGAAGATAGCAGTGGCGCATCCCGCAGCCTGAAGGTGGATCAGGTCAAGGTGGATCGCCTGATGAATCTGATCGGCGAAATTGTCGTTGCCAAGAATGCCTTGCCTTATCTGGCCGCACGTGCGGAAAACCAGTTCGGCGTACGTGAACTGGCGCGTGAAATCAAATCCCAGTATCAAGTGATTAACCGGATCGCGGAGGAAATGCAGGACGCCATCATGCAGGTACGCATGATGCCCGTTTCCTTCATTTTCCAGCGATTCCCGCGCCTGGTGCGCGACATCTCCCGCAAGCTGGGCAAGGATGTGCATCTTGTCCTTGAAGGCGAGGAAACCGAAGCCGACAAAAACATCATCGAGTCGCTGGGGGATCCGCTTGTCCATATCGTCCGGAACAGTCTCGATCATGGATTCGAGCTGCCTGATGTACGCAAGGCGGCCGGTAAACCTGCTGCAGGTACCCTGACCATCCGGGCGCGACAGGAATCCGACCGGGCCGTCATCGAGATCATCGATGATGGTAAAGGCATTGATCCTGAAGTTGTGAAGCGAAAAGCACTGGAAAAAGGTCTGATCGACGAAGCTGCGTTGACGCGTCTGTCGGATCAGGAGGCCGTTAATCTGGTTTTTGCACCCGGCTTTTCGACTGCAGAAGCGATTTCCGATCTCTCGGGTCGCGGGGTCGGCATGGATGTTGTCAGAGCGGCGATCGAGCGGGTGAACGGTGCGGTTGCGCTTGAAAGCGTGAAGGGGCAGGGGACACGCATCCGTTTATCCCTCCCGCTGTCGATGGCGGTCACCACAGTGATGATTGTTGAATCGGATAACCAGCTATTCGGTGTACCCATGGAGTGTGTTGTAGAGACAGTCCGGGTGCCGAGTGCAGATATTCGGACTATAAAGAAGAGTATGACAACCGTTCTGCGAGGCCGGATTGTGCCGCTCCGGTCGATCAACCGGTTGCTGGGCCTGGATGCCCCGCCGCTTACCAATGAGCAGGACGAATACGCCGTGCTGATTGTGCGGCTTGGCGACGAAATCCTCGGCCTGCTAGTAGATGATTTCCGGGAAACCATGGGGATCATTCTCAAGCCGCTCTCGGGCGTGCTGGCGGGATTGGCGGGTTATTCAGGGTCAGCGCTCATGGGTGACGGGACTGTACTGATGGTGCTGAACGCGAAGGAGCTGATCTGA
- the cheB gene encoding chemotaxis-specific protein-glutamate methyltransferase CheB: protein MIRLLIVDDSALMRRQLSQVFQAEGDFEIRMARNGREAVNENRDFQPDVVTLDINMPEMDGLTALSLIMAERAVPVVMVSSLTEKGALATFEALNLGAVDYVAKPGGTISLSIDDIRQEMISKVRAACKARLKQASQAKGLTRRIREDREKAVKQPPVFRRGAQGEGVVLIGVSTGGPRTLEEILPELDPALPWPVLVAQHMPAAFTRSFAERLNAVCELNVLEVAGPMEIECGNIYIAKGGADMVVVQRGARLSVIPRPEAKEYIWHPSVELLARSALEHFDPARIIGVMLTGMGYDGADAFTDIRKRGGRTIAESAETAVVFGMPAELIERGGASVTLPMQKIAVQINHWAGR from the coding sequence ATGATCAGACTCCTGATAGTCGATGATTCCGCCCTGATGCGCCGGCAGTTGTCTCAGGTGTTTCAGGCAGAAGGCGATTTCGAGATTCGGATGGCCCGTAACGGGCGGGAGGCGGTGAACGAAAACCGGGATTTCCAGCCCGATGTGGTCACGCTGGATATCAATATGCCCGAAATGGATGGGCTCACTGCGCTGTCTCTGATCATGGCCGAGCGAGCAGTCCCGGTGGTCATGGTGTCGTCCCTGACAGAAAAGGGAGCACTGGCCACATTTGAAGCACTGAATCTGGGTGCGGTTGACTACGTAGCCAAACCTGGCGGCACGATTTCCCTGTCGATCGACGACATCCGGCAGGAAATGATCAGCAAGGTGAGAGCGGCTTGCAAAGCACGTTTGAAACAGGCATCGCAGGCAAAGGGTCTGACCAGACGGATTCGCGAGGATCGGGAAAAAGCAGTCAAACAGCCGCCTGTTTTTCGTCGTGGCGCGCAGGGTGAAGGCGTCGTACTGATTGGCGTATCGACCGGGGGCCCCCGTACGCTGGAGGAAATATTGCCGGAGCTGGATCCGGCGCTCCCGTGGCCGGTGCTGGTTGCCCAGCATATGCCGGCGGCGTTTACCCGGTCGTTCGCCGAACGACTGAATGCGGTGTGTGAGTTGAATGTGCTGGAAGTAGCTGGCCCCATGGAGATTGAATGCGGCAACATTTACATTGCCAAAGGGGGCGCGGATATGGTGGTGGTTCAGCGTGGCGCACGGTTGAGTGTGATTCCCCGCCCGGAAGCAAAAGAATATATCTGGCATCCATCCGTTGAATTACTAGCACGCAGCGCACTGGAGCACTTTGATCCGGCGCGGATCATCGGGGTGATGCTGACCGGGATGGGATATGACGGTGCGGATGCCTTTACTGATATCCGCAAACGGGGTGGACGGACAATAGCCGAATCGGCGGAGACCGCAGTGGTATTTGGCATGCCAGCAGAGCTGATCGAACGAGGTGGCGCATCCGTCACTTTGCCGATGCAGAAAATTGCGGTACAGATTAATCACTGGGCAGGACGATAG
- a CDS encoding protein-glutamate O-methyltransferase CheR codes for MADHQISSEEFEKFREFFYRKTGIQFDASKRYFVDKRLIERIEATKSDSFRSYFTLLRFQASGEELQLLTNLMTVNETYFFREEYQFQCLVESILPEMVANKSDKKPIRIWIIPSSSGEEAYSIAIYLMEKWPGINDWDVEIISSDIDTQILGRARQGLYSQRAVQALPAPYLKKYFVRQGLEYQICDDLRSAIEFTRVNLAERADTRPYRNFDVVFCRNLLIYFDDLSRKTAAETFFDALNPGGFICLGHSESMSRISSLYRIRKFPTAIVYQKPGESK; via the coding sequence ATGGCCGATCACCAGATCAGCAGTGAAGAGTTCGAGAAGTTCCGCGAATTCTTTTACCGGAAGACTGGCATCCAGTTTGATGCCAGCAAACGGTATTTCGTGGATAAGCGCCTGATCGAACGAATAGAAGCCACGAAGAGTGATAGCTTCCGTTCCTATTTTACGCTTCTGCGCTTTCAGGCTTCCGGTGAAGAACTGCAGTTGCTTACCAACCTGATGACCGTCAATGAGACGTACTTCTTCAGGGAAGAGTATCAATTCCAGTGCCTGGTCGAGTCCATTTTGCCGGAAATGGTCGCAAACAAATCGGATAAAAAGCCCATCCGTATCTGGATTATTCCCTCGTCCTCGGGGGAAGAAGCCTACTCAATCGCCATCTACCTGATGGAAAAATGGCCGGGCATCAATGACTGGGATGTAGAAATCATTTCATCCGACATCGATACGCAGATTCTGGGGAGGGCGCGGCAGGGGCTATATTCACAGCGCGCAGTTCAGGCGCTACCGGCACCTTACCTCAAAAAGTACTTCGTCCGGCAGGGTCTGGAATATCAGATATGTGATGACTTGCGTAGCGCAATCGAATTCACCCGGGTCAATCTTGCCGAGCGTGCGGATACCCGTCCGTACCGGAATTTTGACGTGGTGTTTTGCCGTAACTTATTGATCTATTTTGATGATCTTTCACGAAAAACGGCTGCAGAAACGTTTTTCGATGCACTCAATCCCGGTGGGTTCATCTGTCTTGGACACTCCGAATCCATGAGCCGGATTTCTTCCCTATACCGGATCCGGAAATTTCCGACAGCCATCGTCTATCAGAAACCGGGGGAGTCCAAATGA
- a CDS encoding response regulator, whose translation MSKTILIVDDSATMVLSVKSTLEMNGFNVESANDGVQALAKLTGGLKPDLIITDINMPNMDGLELIKQVKALPAFRFTPILTLTTESQAAKRDEGKKLGATGWLVKPVSGGDLVQVLKKVLPGA comes from the coding sequence ATGAGCAAGACCATTCTCATCGTTGATGACTCAGCCACGATGGTGCTCAGTGTGAAATCCACACTGGAAATGAACGGCTTTAACGTCGAAAGTGCCAATGATGGTGTGCAGGCGCTGGCCAAGCTGACTGGCGGGCTAAAGCCGGATTTGATCATTACCGACATCAATATGCCCAATATGGATGGTCTGGAGCTGATCAAGCAGGTCAAGGCCTTGCCCGCTTTCCGGTTTACGCCGATTCTGACACTCACCACCGAGAGCCAGGCAGCCAAACGTGACGAGGGCAAAAAGCTCGGCGCGACAGGCTGGCTTGTGAAACCTGTATCGGGCGGTGATCTCGTTCAGGTACTGAAAAAAGTGCTCCCGGGAGCCTGA
- a CDS encoding methyl-accepting chemotaxis protein, producing MALVKKQTPVAASAAPAEAKTANAQAARDAEAQRRRARTLGKQQQAAERIAAATGQLSSGIAEAASAAEELKRASDQIATGAEQASGAAQESLTAFKLVGDNITRQLQGADVSQTKAEAAQGLVARTGADIGLLITNVSVAMQRQTASVEMVSELERQAASIGDIVKAVARIADQTNLLALNAAIEAARAGKHGKGFAVVADEVRTLAETSEKSAKQISDLVGQIQREVKVIADGIGDSAKTIGGEVENGKTITAQLEQIRKDAIEIVKGVREVASGALQSNTAAQQALKGAQDIATAAEQQSAAAEESAKTVAEQSQALQESAQAAQNLSEIADELRSSTDVAKSAEEVALAAEELSSAVQEINRSGAQIMAAIEQIRRGAEVQSAGTEESSAAISQIEKGLELAQSRATAGVDRVISIKELLGVNKVAVDSLIAGITSSTEASRTSIKQIKDLELISRRIDKIVDAITTVSIQTNMLAVNGSIEAARAGEFGKGFVVVATDIRNLAHDSAENADRIKDMVKGIQDQIGVVGRDLDEILGAALSEVEKAKASTANLVTIETDVNDLETGMKDILAAANEIAAAIAQVKKGVEQIASAATEADKAASEAASAAKQQSQGAEELAAAIEEIASLADELQSA from the coding sequence ATGGCACTCGTGAAAAAACAGACCCCTGTAGCAGCGTCTGCTGCACCGGCTGAGGCAAAAACAGCCAATGCTCAGGCTGCTCGCGATGCAGAGGCACAGCGCCGCCGGGCGCGTACGCTGGGTAAGCAGCAGCAGGCCGCTGAACGTATCGCTGCGGCAACGGGGCAACTGTCATCGGGGATTGCTGAAGCTGCTTCGGCTGCAGAAGAGCTGAAACGTGCATCGGACCAGATTGCGACGGGTGCAGAGCAGGCATCTGGCGCCGCACAGGAGTCGCTCACCGCATTCAAACTGGTGGGAGACAATATCACCCGCCAGCTGCAAGGTGCCGACGTTTCGCAGACCAAGGCGGAAGCGGCTCAAGGCTTGGTTGCTAGAACCGGAGCGGACATCGGGCTACTCATTACCAACGTCAGTGTGGCCATGCAACGCCAGACTGCATCGGTTGAAATGGTGAGCGAACTGGAGCGGCAGGCCGCCAGCATTGGCGATATCGTAAAAGCCGTGGCCCGGATTGCGGATCAGACCAATCTGCTGGCATTGAATGCTGCCATTGAAGCCGCCCGTGCCGGGAAGCATGGCAAAGGCTTTGCCGTGGTCGCGGATGAGGTCCGTACACTGGCAGAAACGTCGGAAAAGAGCGCCAAGCAGATTTCCGATCTGGTTGGTCAGATTCAGCGCGAAGTGAAAGTCATTGCGGATGGTATTGGCGACTCAGCTAAAACCATCGGTGGCGAGGTGGAAAATGGCAAGACGATTACTGCTCAGCTTGAGCAGATCAGAAAAGATGCCATCGAGATTGTAAAAGGCGTACGCGAGGTGGCGAGTGGTGCGCTGCAGTCTAATACGGCGGCTCAGCAAGCCCTGAAGGGGGCTCAGGATATTGCAACTGCTGCCGAACAGCAATCGGCAGCGGCCGAAGAATCGGCTAAAACAGTTGCAGAGCAATCGCAGGCGCTACAGGAAAGTGCGCAGGCCGCACAGAATCTGTCGGAAATCGCCGACGAGCTGCGAAGCTCAACCGATGTAGCCAAGAGCGCGGAAGAGGTGGCACTGGCTGCAGAGGAATTGTCTTCTGCAGTTCAGGAAATCAATCGCTCAGGTGCGCAGATCATGGCTGCCATCGAGCAGATTCGTCGTGGTGCCGAAGTTCAGTCTGCAGGCACCGAGGAATCTTCTGCCGCAATTTCCCAGATCGAAAAGGGTCTGGAACTTGCACAATCCAGAGCCACAGCCGGGGTCGACCGGGTGATTTCTATCAAGGAGCTGCTGGGTGTCAATAAGGTTGCGGTAGACAGCCTGATTGCCGGGATCACCTCATCGACTGAAGCATCTCGCACCAGTATCAAGCAGATCAAGGATCTCGAACTGATTTCCCGTCGTATCGACAAGATTGTCGATGCCATTACTACCGTCTCGATTCAAACCAATATGCTGGCAGTGAATGGTTCGATTGAAGCTGCACGTGCGGGTGAGTTTGGTAAAGGTTTCGTCGTGGTCGCAACGGATATCCGCAATCTGGCTCATGATTCGGCTGAAAATGCGGATCGCATCAAGGATATGGTGAAAGGGATTCAGGATCAGATTGGCGTAGTCGGCCGTGATCTGGACGAAATCCTAGGTGCAGCCTTGAGCGAGGTAGAGAAAGCCAAGGCCAGTACGGCTAACCTGGTAACAATCGAAACGGACGTCAACGACCTGGAAACAGGCATGAAAGACATTCTCGCTGCTGCAAACGAAATCGCCGCCGCCATCGCACAAGTGAAGAAGGGCGTGGAACAAATCGCATCGGCGGCAACAGAAGCAGACAAGGCCGCATCCGAGGCAGCCTCTGCCGCCAAGCAGCAATCGCAGGGTGCGGAAGAGCTTGCCGCTGCTATTGAAGAGATCGCTTCACTTGCTGATGAACTGCAAAGTGCTTGA
- a CDS encoding response regulator, translating to MKRTVLIVDDDDLIAIQLEAILGQDFDVLHACSGKEGIDQAGVARPDLILLDIQLPDLDGYSVCRQLKADEALADIPVIFVSANIRVEDRLAAYEVGGAAYVTKPFIPDELRHRVTAIDGLTQRSRELEETVREVSQTAMAALAAVGDAGRILEFLREIVTFTGFGEIADASFRILSEFNLEGSIQLRSRNGKFSRSNSGMCSPLEESVLTTMADCDRIVDLGPRSAFNYEHVSIIINNMPRQHPEQYGRIKDNVTIIANAIDLHMCSLDLLLESINRGDTLLGLLRKNAKSMQDIEVHHREQREQSAAILNKLVKDIEDSFIHMGLTDRQELKLQNLARDAVAKAQALYEQSIEMESLMESRAIMESLGEGLADSLQQELSGAADSSVNQIELF from the coding sequence ATGAAACGGACTGTCCTGATTGTTGATGATGATGACCTGATCGCGATCCAACTTGAGGCCATTCTGGGTCAGGATTTTGATGTACTGCATGCATGCAGTGGCAAGGAAGGCATCGATCAGGCCGGCGTTGCCAGGCCGGATCTCATTCTGCTGGATATTCAATTACCTGATCTTGATGGCTACAGTGTCTGTCGCCAGCTCAAGGCGGACGAGGCGTTGGCAGACATCCCGGTGATTTTCGTGTCTGCCAATATACGTGTGGAAGATCGTCTTGCTGCTTATGAGGTAGGCGGTGCAGCCTATGTCACCAAGCCGTTTATTCCGGATGAACTCCGTCATCGCGTAACCGCAATTGATGGCCTTACCCAGCGCAGCCGCGAGTTGGAGGAAACCGTTCGTGAAGTATCGCAGACCGCCATGGCAGCCCTTGCTGCTGTCGGGGATGCTGGCCGGATTCTCGAATTTCTGCGGGAAATCGTGACATTTACCGGGTTTGGCGAAATCGCGGATGCCAGTTTCCGTATCCTGAGTGAATTCAATCTGGAAGGCTCGATCCAATTGAGATCGCGCAATGGGAAGTTTTCACGTAGCAATAGTGGTATGTGTTCACCTCTGGAGGAATCCGTGCTGACCACCATGGCCGATTGCGACCGGATTGTCGATCTGGGACCACGATCGGCGTTTAATTACGAACACGTCAGCATCATTATCAACAACATGCCCCGGCAACACCCCGAGCAATATGGCCGGATTAAAGATAATGTAACCATCATTGCAAATGCAATCGACTTGCATATGTGCTCGCTGGATTTATTGCTGGAGTCAATAAATCGTGGTGACACATTGCTCGGCTTGCTCCGCAAGAATGCAAAATCGATGCAGGATATCGAGGTACATCACCGCGAGCAGCGTGAACAGAGTGCCGCGATTCTGAATAAGCTGGTCAAGGATATTGAAGACTCGTTTATCCATATGGGGCTGACCGATCGTCAGGAACTAAAATTACAGAATCTGGCCAGAGATGCAGTGGCTAAGGCTCAGGCCCTGTACGAGCAATCCATTGAAATGGAATCGCTGATGGAATCTCGAGCGATCATGGAATCGCTTGGTGAGGGATTGGCCGATTCACTGCAGCAGGAACTTAGCGGTGCTGCAGATTCCAGTGTGAATCAGATCGAGTTGTTCTGA
- a CDS encoding chemotaxis protein CheW — MSNEVMDKPSADGAMDEIESDTRQFVTFIAGNEVFAVDMAPVQEIIRVPDVVRVPLAPRSLDGLANLRGKVLPIISLRRIFAFGEHEYDDATRALVIDIGQPLGFVVDRVASVIGVEPGQIEPVETISGTVRTDLLSGIIKDAGGHAMIMVLDFARLIEQEFAEIGAIARQAAAGSIALDEASDTEADSDELQLVSFDVASQEYAIAIEDVQEIVQVPEHIIHVPRAESHVLGIMTLRNRLLPLVSLRRMFSLPEQSADEHSRIVVIALGSASVGVVMDNVNEVLRVPKTLVDAMPGLLVRDGDLAEISQICRLEEGKRLVSIITAANLFDHAAIKEALKSVEQSVDNDIDQDSAIQDADASDDDEQVVVFRLDKEEFGVPIESVQEIVRVPDELTHVPKAPPFVEGVINLRGSVLPVVDLRRRLGLDTVERSDRQRVMVFLINGVRTGFIVDSVAEVLKIHKSAIEPSPRLSADQAKLLARMANLEKLKRMVQLIEPACLIEGAELDALAKVAA, encoded by the coding sequence ATGAGTAACGAGGTGATGGACAAGCCGTCTGCTGACGGTGCGATGGATGAAATTGAATCGGATACCCGGCAGTTTGTGACTTTTATTGCCGGAAATGAAGTGTTTGCAGTGGATATGGCCCCAGTTCAGGAAATCATCCGGGTGCCGGATGTCGTGCGTGTTCCGCTCGCGCCGCGCTCGCTGGATGGGCTCGCCAATCTGCGGGGCAAAGTGCTGCCGATCATCTCGCTGCGCCGCATTTTTGCCTTTGGTGAACACGAGTATGACGATGCAACGCGGGCGCTGGTGATCGATATCGGGCAACCACTGGGGTTTGTAGTGGATCGGGTCGCCAGTGTGATCGGTGTGGAACCCGGGCAGATCGAACCCGTGGAAACAATTAGCGGCACCGTACGCACAGACCTACTCTCCGGGATTATCAAGGATGCAGGCGGCCACGCCATGATCATGGTGCTGGATTTTGCCCGGTTGATCGAGCAGGAATTCGCCGAGATCGGTGCAATCGCCCGTCAGGCTGCGGCCGGCAGTATTGCGCTCGATGAAGCGTCAGATACGGAGGCAGATAGCGATGAACTGCAGCTGGTGAGCTTTGATGTGGCCAGCCAGGAATACGCCATCGCCATCGAAGATGTGCAGGAAATTGTGCAGGTGCCCGAGCACATCATACACGTGCCACGTGCCGAATCACACGTGCTGGGCATCATGACCCTGCGAAACCGCCTGCTGCCTCTGGTGAGCCTGCGGCGTATGTTCTCGCTGCCCGAGCAAAGCGCAGATGAACATAGCCGGATTGTGGTGATCGCACTGGGGAGCGCTTCGGTCGGCGTCGTCATGGATAACGTGAACGAGGTACTGCGCGTACCGAAGACGCTGGTTGATGCGATGCCGGGCTTGCTGGTACGCGATGGCGATCTGGCCGAAATATCACAAATCTGCCGGCTGGAAGAAGGCAAGCGGCTGGTGTCGATTATCACGGCGGCCAATTTGTTTGACCATGCCGCCATCAAGGAAGCGCTGAAGAGTGTGGAGCAATCCGTGGACAATGATATTGATCAGGACAGCGCCATTCAGGATGCTGATGCCAGCGATGACGACGAACAGGTCGTGGTTTTCCGTCTGGATAAAGAGGAATTCGGTGTTCCCATCGAAAGCGTTCAGGAAATTGTGCGTGTGCCAGACGAGCTAACCCATGTACCCAAAGCACCGCCGTTCGTAGAAGGCGTGATCAATCTGCGCGGATCAGTCCTGCCCGTGGTGGATTTACGCCGGCGTCTGGGGTTGGATACGGTCGAGCGCTCCGACCGGCAACGGGTCATGGTGTTTCTGATCAATGGCGTACGCACCGGCTTTATCGTGGATTCGGTAGCCGAGGTGCTGAAAATCCACAAGAGCGCGATCGAACCTTCTCCGCGCCTGTCGGCTGATCAGGCGAAATTGCTGGCCCGTATGGCCAATCTGGAGAAGCTCAAACGCATGGTTCAGTTGATCGAGCCGGCCTGCCTGATCGAGGGGGCTGAGCTGGATGCACTGGCGAAGGTTGCGGCCTAG
- a CDS encoding HEAT repeat domain-containing protein: protein MTLIRKQLQDTSSSSEERKQPRDCASLVISLGDTESNARRWAARDLVDCPGASIHLVDRLKVEADPSVRAIIFSSLTCIGDAVAVDGLVEQLRSEDANLRNEAIEAMKQLPEQVAPIMKQLLHDADGDVRIFAVNVLESLRHPEVEHWLIDVIEQDPGVNVCATAVDLLGEVGSNSAKAALQGLKQRFADEPYIQFAADLALKRIAEN from the coding sequence ATGACATTGATCCGCAAGCAGCTTCAGGATACCAGCTCGTCCAGCGAAGAACGCAAGCAGCCACGGGATTGCGCCTCACTGGTGATCAGCCTTGGCGATACGGAATCCAATGCGCGCCGCTGGGCCGCGCGTGATCTGGTGGATTGTCCGGGAGCCTCTATTCATCTGGTTGATCGGCTCAAGGTGGAAGCAGACCCATCCGTGCGCGCGATCATTTTTTCCTCACTGACCTGTATTGGCGATGCCGTTGCGGTGGATGGGCTGGTGGAGCAGTTGCGCAGTGAGGATGCCAATCTGCGCAACGAAGCGATTGAAGCAATGAAGCAACTGCCCGAGCAGGTTGCGCCGATCATGAAACAGCTGCTTCATGACGCAGATGGCGACGTGCGCATCTTTGCCGTGAATGTGCTCGAATCGCTACGTCACCCGGAAGTGGAACATTGGCTGATCGACGTGATCGAACAGGATCCGGGAGTCAATGTATGCGCCACGGCGGTGGATTTATTAGGCGAGGTAGGCTCAAACAGTGCAAAGGCTGCGCTGCAAGGATTGAAACAGCGTTTTGCAGATGAACCCTATATCCAGTTCGCAGCTGACCTGGCACTTAAACGCATCGCGGAAAACTGA